One Sanguibacter keddieii DSM 10542 genomic window carries:
- a CDS encoding dihydrofolate reductase family protein, with the protein MPAEPSDTRATRPFRRHLEDAAMSRALELAREDRLAASLGPRGGCVLLGADGTVLGEARTDRVARVHATAQALAEAGHRAQGATAVVTLEPCCLGGDARATGPSPLPHGPCAQALVDAGVRRVVVAHLDPDPGTSGGAALLRGAGVEVVAASAAAADEALSLNRAWTFGVQAGRPLVTWVVEGGGSAGGPNPDLDRLRAQVDTLVVSTWAVLAHDVSLAALGPDGHPAARQPLRVVVGTRELDPGLPIFDGPGRTLHFATRDPALTLAAIYDLGGRHVLLSGGTALAAEFLRAGLVDEIISHVTPEWTSQGGVGATDLGVGELPDTTRLVDVRLVDDDAGRPRMRVTLVPSSSPLVTTTGTGSRAAAEGPLR; encoded by the coding sequence ATGCCTGCCGAGCCCAGCGACACCCGGGCCACCCGACCGTTCCGACGGCACCTCGAGGACGCCGCGATGAGCCGTGCCCTCGAGCTGGCTCGCGAGGACAGGCTCGCGGCGAGCCTGGGACCGCGCGGTGGGTGCGTCCTCCTCGGGGCCGACGGCACCGTGCTCGGGGAGGCCCGCACCGACCGTGTCGCCCGGGTGCACGCCACCGCCCAGGCGCTCGCCGAGGCCGGGCACCGTGCGCAGGGCGCGACCGCGGTCGTCACGCTGGAGCCGTGCTGTCTGGGGGGCGACGCGCGCGCCACCGGGCCGTCGCCCCTCCCCCACGGTCCGTGCGCCCAGGCGCTCGTCGACGCCGGCGTCCGACGCGTGGTCGTCGCTCACCTGGACCCGGACCCTGGGACGTCCGGCGGAGCAGCGCTGCTCCGGGGCGCGGGCGTCGAGGTGGTCGCCGCGAGCGCCGCGGCCGCCGACGAGGCGCTGTCCCTCAACAGGGCCTGGACCTTCGGTGTCCAGGCCGGACGCCCGCTGGTCACGTGGGTCGTCGAGGGCGGCGGCTCGGCCGGCGGCCCCAACCCGGACCTCGACCGGCTGCGCGCCCAGGTCGACACCCTCGTGGTGAGCACCTGGGCGGTACTGGCCCACGACGTGTCCCTCGCGGCGCTCGGCCCGGACGGCCACCCGGCGGCGCGACAGCCCCTGCGCGTGGTGGTGGGGACGCGAGAGCTCGACCCCGGGCTCCCGATCTTCGACGGGCCGGGACGGACCCTGCACTTCGCGACCCGCGACCCCGCGCTCACGCTGGCGGCGATCTACGACCTCGGGGGGCGGCACGTCCTGCTCTCGGGCGGCACGGCGCTCGCCGCCGAGTTCCTCCGTGCCGGCCTGGTCGACGAGATCATCAGCCACGTCACCCCGGAGTGGACGTCCCAGGGCGGCGTGGGCGCCACGGACCTCGGCGTCGGGGAGCTGCCTGACACGACGCGCCTGGTCGACGTGCGCCTCGTCGACGACGACGCCGGCCGTCCCCGCATGCGGGTCACCCTCGTCCCGAGCAGCAGCCCGCTCGTCACGACGACCGGGACGGGCTCCAGAGCAGCGGCGGAGGGGCCGCTGCGCTGA
- a CDS encoding MSCRAMM family protein — protein MAPHHPTDRTPDPHRTPGRAPGRPRRPRSVRRPLRVVAVLSAAALALGGGLLAPATAATTTGWADWEPLSGGAGAWTTSIAPLAGGFPGATMTSDSRGGGVAVISGENNWLSAGTPVGQKYGSSRNQEYLNLRPRVDSPTGASTTTYTFDTPTPASGWTFVLGDIDADQVQVSATGTSGRLLTADELGFRGGFNYCAPGLTGKPSCTGAADDVPSWDATTRTLTGNVAAIDTSGAAGWFEPTEQVSSLTLTFTRRAGFPVYQTWFAALARDVSGVVTDVTPGAEGPLEGTTLTLVGPQGQVLATTTSAADGSYSFEGYTATAGYQVEVTPPDGKIATTPVRLPADLSTTDATAVDFAVRDIVPAAVSGTVRDDTGLPLGGVTVTITTPDGPLSVLTRSDGSYLFDTVPEGEHVLSVTTPDGYTVLTSPTPALIPPGSEVPVTDKDFVLQPAATVSLAGAVTAPGGPVPGAVVTATGPGGETVQTLTATDGTYTFGDLAPGAWTVTVEPPAGYVVVGPATREETIGATDVTGVDFTLALLGAVSGQVTTDDGTPVAGVELLVEGPDGAATVTTDASGGYAADGLPPGEYTVTITAPEGFTVEGATTLTVTITPAGDVITDQDFVLLAVVTPEPTPEPTTAEPTDPPTTVDPTDEPTDPTAPPTTGSPTSPAPGTTPPGGPGGPGAPGSGGGGLPVTGGDPAAPLAVAAFLVVVGVGTLAVRRRAGARR, from the coding sequence ATGGCCCCGCACCACCCGACCGACCGCACGCCCGACCCCCACCGCACGCCTGGTCGCGCACCAGGCCGCCCGCGCCGACCACGGTCCGTCCGCCGGCCGCTGCGGGTCGTCGCTGTCCTCTCCGCCGCAGCGCTCGCACTCGGCGGCGGGCTGCTCGCCCCTGCTACCGCCGCGACGACGACCGGGTGGGCCGACTGGGAGCCGCTCTCAGGCGGCGCCGGCGCCTGGACGACCTCGATCGCGCCGCTCGCAGGGGGCTTCCCCGGAGCGACGATGACCTCGGACTCGCGCGGCGGGGGCGTCGCCGTGATCTCGGGCGAGAACAACTGGCTCAGCGCTGGCACCCCGGTCGGCCAGAAGTACGGCAGCAGCCGGAACCAGGAGTACCTCAACCTCCGCCCGCGGGTCGACTCCCCGACCGGGGCGTCGACCACCACCTACACCTTCGACACCCCGACCCCGGCGAGCGGGTGGACCTTCGTGCTCGGCGACATCGACGCCGACCAGGTCCAGGTCTCCGCGACCGGCACCTCCGGCCGCCTGCTGACGGCGGACGAGCTCGGGTTCCGCGGTGGGTTCAACTACTGCGCCCCGGGCCTGACCGGGAAGCCCTCGTGCACAGGGGCCGCCGACGACGTCCCGTCGTGGGACGCGACGACCCGGACACTCACCGGCAACGTCGCGGCGATCGACACCTCGGGAGCCGCCGGGTGGTTCGAGCCCACCGAGCAGGTCTCGTCGCTCACCCTCACCTTCACGCGCCGCGCCGGCTTCCCCGTCTACCAGACGTGGTTCGCCGCCCTCGCCCGTGACGTGAGCGGCGTCGTCACCGACGTCACCCCCGGCGCCGAGGGCCCGCTGGAGGGCACGACCCTCACCCTCGTCGGCCCGCAGGGCCAGGTGCTCGCGACGACGACGTCCGCAGCCGACGGTTCGTACTCCTTCGAGGGCTACACGGCGACCGCCGGGTACCAGGTCGAGGTGACCCCGCCGGACGGGAAGATCGCGACCACACCGGTCCGCCTCCCGGCGGACCTCTCGACGACCGACGCGACGGCCGTGGACTTCGCGGTCCGCGACATCGTGCCCGCCGCGGTCAGCGGCACCGTGCGCGACGACACCGGTCTCCCGCTCGGCGGGGTCACCGTCACCATCACGACCCCGGACGGACCGCTCTCCGTCCTCACCCGGTCCGACGGCAGCTACCTCTTCGACACCGTGCCCGAGGGCGAGCACGTGCTGTCCGTCACGACTCCCGACGGCTACACGGTGCTCACCTCGCCGACCCCCGCGCTGATCCCGCCCGGCTCCGAGGTCCCCGTGACCGACAAGGACTTCGTGCTGCAGCCCGCGGCCACGGTGTCCCTGGCAGGAGCGGTCACCGCCCCGGGCGGGCCGGTGCCGGGCGCCGTCGTCACGGCCACCGGCCCCGGCGGGGAGACGGTCCAGACGCTCACCGCGACCGACGGCACCTACACCTTCGGTGACCTCGCCCCGGGAGCGTGGACCGTGACGGTCGAGCCCCCGGCCGGGTACGTCGTCGTCGGGCCCGCGACGCGCGAGGAGACCATCGGCGCCACCGACGTGACGGGCGTCGACTTCACGCTCGCGCTGCTCGGAGCGGTCAGCGGGCAGGTCACCACCGACGACGGGACACCGGTCGCCGGGGTCGAGCTGCTCGTCGAGGGCCCTGACGGGGCCGCCACCGTGACGACCGACGCGTCCGGTGGCTACGCGGCCGACGGGCTCCCGCCGGGCGAGTACACGGTCACCATCACCGCCCCGGAGGGCTTCACGGTCGAGGGGGCGACCACGCTGACCGTCACGATCACGCCGGCCGGTGACGTGATCACCGACCAAGACTTCGTGCTGCTCGCGGTGGTCACCCCCGAGCCCACGCCCGAGCCGACGACGGCCGAGCCCACGGATCCGCCGACCACGGTCGACCCGACCGACGAGCCCACCGACCCGACGGCACCTCCCACGACCGGCAGCCCGACCAGCCCGGCCCCGGGAACGACGCCGCCGGGCGGCCCGGGCGGGCCGGGGGCCCCGGGCTCGGGTGGCGGTGGCCTACCGGTCACGGGTGGTGACCCGGCAGCACCGCTCGCCGTGGCAGCGTTCCTCGTGGTCGTCGGGGTCGGCACGCTCGCGGTCCGCAGACGGGCGGGCGCGCGCCGCTGA
- a CDS encoding heavy-metal-associated domain-containing protein, with product MPTITTLGVPGMTCSHCVSSVTEELEHVEGVERISVELRNGGVSEVTILSHEPLDEAALRAAVTEAGYETETVDVDAEGLATQSKEQHQQREEFYRDGEA from the coding sequence ATGCCCACGATCACCACGCTCGGAGTCCCCGGGATGACCTGCAGCCACTGCGTCTCGTCCGTCACCGAAGAGCTCGAGCACGTCGAGGGCGTCGAGCGCATCAGCGTCGAGCTGCGCAACGGGGGCGTCTCCGAGGTGACGATCCTGTCCCACGAGCCCCTCGACGAGGCCGCTCTGCGCGCCGCCGTCACCGAGGCCGGCTACGAGACCGAGACGGTCGACGTCGACGCCGAGGGCCTCGCGACGCAGAGCAAGGAGCAGCACCAGCAGCGCGAGGAGTTCTACCGGGACGGCGAGGCCTGA
- a CDS encoding heavy metal translocating P-type ATPase, with protein sequence MTDPTSEHPQSPLAPRSGLAVAELDLAVSGMTCASCVARVEKRLNRIEGVEATVNLPLESAHVVLSQDVDESALVEAVAKAGYDARVTGRRQLGSGTNAAGGTTGPAEHTSESHHPGGHDHQHDDPEMALSGHSMAEGHVMVDGEDTSAPTPDRGSDLRRRLVVSGVLTVPVVLLSMIPALQVDGWQWVVTALALPVVTWGAWPFHRAAVRAARHGASTMDTLVSTGVVAATAWSLWALLFGGAGEIGMRMSPALFPAAEHAAMSGPELYFEVAAVVTTFLLAGRYAEHRSRRRAGDALRSLLALGAKDVAVLTSDDAGRRVEQRVPVDALRVDDLFVVRPGEKVATDGVVVEGSSAIDASLLTGEPVPVDVTPGDPVTGATVSTSGNLVVRATRVGEETTLAQIGRLVSAAQTGKAPVQRLADRISAVFVPVVFVIAVATFAAWTVWGDSAQSAFTAAVAVLIIACPCALGLATPTALLVGTGRGAQLGVLIKGPEILESTRRVDTVVLDKTGTVTQGRMVVEGVVGDERTLRLAGAVEALSEHPIAQAIAAAAQTQAQSQSHDADVAVVADVAVGGDGVVVGSDQVLDFVSAAGGGVSGVVRTAHSGVSLATRVLVGRLSWLAEQGVTVDGEEQQPLRDAVHEAEQTGATAVVAAWDGAARGVVVLRDPVKETSAQAVAELTALGLRPILLTGDNPGAARVAAEQVGIAADDVIAQVVPSEKAEVVARLRAEGRVVAMVGDGVNDAAALAGADLGLAMGTGTDVAIEASDITLVRGDLRSAATAIRLSRTTLRIIKQNLFWAFAYNVAAIPLAALGLLNPMIAGAAMAASSVIVVGNSLRLRRAG encoded by the coding sequence ATGACCGACCCGACGTCCGAGCACCCGCAGAGCCCGCTCGCACCGCGAAGTGGTCTCGCCGTCGCCGAGCTCGACCTCGCGGTGTCCGGCATGACCTGCGCGTCCTGCGTGGCACGGGTCGAGAAGCGCCTCAACCGGATCGAGGGCGTCGAGGCCACCGTCAACCTGCCCCTCGAGTCGGCGCACGTGGTGCTCAGCCAGGACGTCGACGAGAGCGCGCTCGTCGAGGCGGTCGCCAAGGCCGGGTACGACGCGCGGGTGACGGGACGCCGGCAGCTGGGAAGCGGCACGAACGCTGCGGGTGGCACGACCGGACCCGCAGAGCACACCTCCGAGTCTCACCACCCAGGCGGTCACGACCACCAGCACGACGACCCCGAGATGGCGCTGTCCGGGCACTCGATGGCCGAGGGCCACGTCATGGTCGACGGCGAGGACACCTCCGCGCCGACGCCCGACCGCGGCAGCGACCTGCGCCGCCGGCTGGTCGTCTCGGGAGTCCTCACCGTCCCCGTCGTGCTGCTCTCGATGATCCCGGCACTCCAGGTCGACGGGTGGCAGTGGGTCGTCACGGCGCTCGCGCTCCCCGTGGTCACGTGGGGCGCCTGGCCGTTCCACCGCGCGGCCGTGCGCGCCGCACGCCACGGGGCGTCGACCATGGACACCCTGGTCTCGACCGGCGTGGTCGCCGCGACCGCCTGGTCGCTGTGGGCGCTGCTCTTCGGCGGCGCCGGAGAGATCGGCATGCGCATGTCGCCGGCCCTCTTCCCCGCCGCCGAGCACGCCGCCATGAGCGGACCCGAGCTGTACTTCGAGGTCGCCGCCGTCGTCACCACCTTCCTGCTCGCCGGACGCTACGCCGAGCACCGGTCGCGCCGTCGCGCAGGGGACGCGCTCCGGTCGCTCCTCGCCCTGGGCGCCAAGGACGTCGCCGTCCTCACCTCCGACGACGCCGGCCGCCGCGTGGAGCAGCGCGTCCCTGTCGACGCGCTGCGCGTCGACGACCTGTTCGTCGTGCGCCCCGGCGAGAAGGTCGCGACCGACGGTGTCGTGGTCGAGGGCTCGAGCGCGATCGACGCCTCGCTCCTCACCGGCGAGCCCGTCCCCGTCGACGTCACCCCCGGCGACCCGGTCACCGGCGCCACCGTGAGCACCTCCGGAAACCTCGTGGTCCGGGCGACGCGCGTCGGCGAGGAGACCACCCTCGCGCAGATCGGCCGCCTCGTGTCGGCAGCGCAGACCGGCAAGGCCCCCGTGCAGCGGCTGGCCGACCGCATCTCCGCGGTGTTCGTGCCCGTCGTCTTCGTCATCGCCGTCGCGACCTTCGCCGCCTGGACGGTCTGGGGCGACTCCGCGCAGTCCGCCTTCACCGCCGCGGTCGCGGTGCTCATCATCGCCTGCCCCTGCGCCCTCGGCCTCGCCACCCCGACCGCCCTGCTGGTCGGCACCGGGCGGGGAGCGCAGCTCGGGGTGCTCATCAAGGGCCCGGAGATCCTCGAGTCCACCCGCCGCGTCGACACCGTGGTCCTCGACAAGACCGGGACCGTCACCCAGGGACGCATGGTCGTCGAGGGCGTCGTCGGCGACGAGCGCACGCTGCGGCTGGCCGGTGCCGTCGAGGCCCTCAGCGAGCACCCCATCGCCCAGGCCATCGCGGCAGCGGCGCAGACCCAGGCTCAGAGCCAGAGCCACGATGCTGATGTCGCTGTCGTCGCCGACGTCGCTGTCGGCGGGGACGGCGTCGTCGTCGGGTCGGACCAGGTGCTCGACTTCGTCAGCGCGGCCGGCGGCGGGGTGTCGGGCGTCGTGCGCACGGCGCACTCGGGCGTCAGCCTGGCCACGCGCGTGCTCGTCGGGCGGCTCTCCTGGCTGGCCGAGCAGGGCGTGACGGTCGACGGCGAGGAGCAGCAGCCGCTGCGCGACGCCGTCCACGAGGCGGAGCAGACCGGTGCCACCGCCGTCGTGGCGGCGTGGGACGGCGCGGCCCGCGGGGTCGTCGTGCTCCGCGACCCCGTGAAGGAGACGTCCGCGCAGGCGGTCGCCGAGCTCACGGCCCTCGGGCTGCGGCCGATCCTGCTCACCGGCGACAACCCCGGCGCCGCCCGGGTCGCCGCCGAGCAGGTGGGGATCGCCGCCGACGACGTGATCGCCCAGGTGGTGCCGTCCGAGAAGGCCGAGGTCGTGGCCCGGCTGCGCGCCGAGGGGCGCGTCGTCGCGATGGTCGGCGACGGCGTCAACGACGCGGCGGCCCTGGCCGGCGCGGACCTCGGGCTCGCCATGGGCACGGGGACCGACGTCGCGATCGAGGCCAGCGACATCACGCTGGTCCGCGGCGACCTGCGCAGCGCCGCGACCGCGATCCGGCTGTCCCGGACGACCCTGCGGATCATCAAGCAGAACCTCTTCTGGGCCTTCGCCTACAACGTCGCCGCGATCCCCCTCGCAGCCCTCGGCCTGCTCAACCCCATGATCGCCGGCGCCGCGATGGCCGCGAGCTCGGTGATCGTGGTCGGCAACTCCCTCCGCCTCCGCCGGGCGGGGTGA
- a CDS encoding ABC transporter ATP-binding protein, with translation MSTAGPAPIISVAGVTRRFGPVVALDDVSLDIAPGELVGILGPNGAGKSTLLSLVSGQRKPDSGTVRLCGLDPRDAAARTTLGLTPQETGLPATLKVREVVDYIGGHYPDAVPTAELLEQFGLSELAGRQTGGMSGGQKRRLAVALALVGRPSVILLDEPTTGLDVGARQVLWQAIRDYHSSGGTVLLTSHYLEEVQALAERVVVVDEGVVRADDTMDAILERVGVRRVVLHSAALGGVDDVVARFPQVTRVQVTGDRFELFSPDADGFVRELVSSGIDFHGLEVRGATLEEAFEQMVAHEPSTSDRGDQR, from the coding sequence ATGAGCACAGCAGGTCCTGCCCCGATCATCTCCGTCGCCGGCGTCACGAGACGCTTCGGGCCCGTGGTCGCCCTCGACGACGTGTCCCTCGACATCGCCCCCGGCGAGCTCGTCGGGATCCTCGGCCCCAACGGCGCCGGCAAGTCGACGCTGCTGTCGCTGGTCTCCGGCCAGCGCAAGCCCGACTCCGGGACGGTGCGGCTCTGCGGGCTCGACCCCCGTGACGCCGCCGCCCGCACCACGCTCGGCCTCACCCCGCAGGAGACCGGCCTCCCTGCGACCCTCAAGGTCCGGGAGGTCGTCGACTACATCGGAGGCCACTACCCCGACGCCGTGCCGACCGCTGAGCTGCTCGAGCAGTTCGGCCTGTCCGAGCTGGCCGGGCGGCAGACCGGCGGGATGTCCGGCGGGCAGAAGCGCCGGCTCGCCGTCGCGCTCGCGCTCGTCGGCCGCCCCTCGGTGATCCTGCTCGACGAGCCCACCACCGGCCTCGACGTCGGCGCTCGTCAGGTGCTGTGGCAGGCGATCCGGGACTACCACTCGAGCGGCGGGACCGTGCTGCTCACCAGCCACTACCTCGAGGAGGTCCAGGCGCTCGCGGAGCGCGTGGTCGTCGTCGACGAGGGCGTGGTCCGTGCCGACGACACGATGGACGCGATCCTCGAGCGGGTCGGGGTCCGTCGTGTCGTGCTGCACAGCGCCGCGCTGGGCGGGGTCGACGACGTCGTCGCCCGGTTCCCCCAGGTGACCCGCGTGCAGGTGACCGGCGACAGGTTCGAGCTGTTCTCGCCCGACGCCGACGGGTTCGTCCGCGAGCTCGTGAGCAGCGGGATCGACTTCCACGGGCTCGAGGTGCGCGGCGCGACCCTCGAGGAGGCCTTCGAGCAGATGGTCGCGCACGAGCCCAGCACGTCCGACCGAGGAGACCAGCGATGA
- a CDS encoding ABC transporter permease, producing the protein MTATQPRPLSTAHLTRLHLKYQFLETVRVPMAVLGNLLFPALAMFFFVVPQPAVADDPVASTMAVASLGLFAICSASLFAHGLGVAEDRSLPFDPFLRSMPAGPTPRMIARVLNGGVFSLFGLVPLIVIGWLFTAATVSWSQLLLGVGVLLVVSVPFVLLGMGIGYSLPVKAAVPVVQLVLFPLAFAGGLFMPPQFFPDWLATLSQATPTRAGRDLLVGALTGEDVYAGAWPVLLGWTVAFAALTVWAYRRDEGRRFR; encoded by the coding sequence ATGACCGCCACCCAGCCCCGTCCGCTGTCGACGGCGCACCTGACCCGGCTGCACCTCAAGTACCAGTTCCTCGAGACGGTCCGGGTGCCGATGGCCGTCCTCGGGAACCTCCTGTTCCCGGCGCTCGCGATGTTCTTCTTCGTGGTGCCGCAGCCCGCCGTCGCGGACGACCCTGTCGCCTCGACCATGGCGGTGGCGTCGCTCGGCCTGTTCGCGATCTGCTCGGCGAGCCTGTTCGCGCACGGCCTGGGGGTCGCGGAGGACCGGTCCCTGCCCTTCGACCCGTTCCTGCGGTCCATGCCCGCCGGCCCGACCCCGCGGATGATCGCCCGGGTCCTCAACGGCGGCGTCTTCTCGTTGTTCGGCCTCGTCCCGCTGATCGTCATCGGGTGGCTCTTCACGGCCGCCACGGTGAGCTGGTCCCAGCTGCTGCTCGGCGTGGGTGTGCTGCTCGTCGTGTCGGTGCCCTTCGTGCTGCTCGGGATGGGCATCGGGTACTCCCTGCCCGTCAAGGCCGCGGTGCCCGTCGTGCAGCTGGTCCTGTTCCCGCTGGCCTTCGCCGGGGGTCTGTTCATGCCGCCGCAGTTCTTCCCCGACTGGCTGGCGACCCTCTCGCAGGCGACCCCGACCCGCGCGGGCCGTGACCTGCTGGTCGGCGCGCTCACCGGCGAGGACGTCTACGCGGGCGCGTGGCCGGTGCTCCTCGGCTGGACCGTGGCCTTCGCGGCGCTGACCGTCTGGGCCTACCGCCGCGACGAGGGCCGCCGCTTCCGTTGA
- a CDS encoding transcriptional regulator has product MGDAELDPVIHAQARLRVVATLAALGPGDRISFPRLQDTLDMTAGNLSTHLRKLEDAEYVAILKTHEGRKPASYVELTSRGRLAFETYTASLTALLRGTAP; this is encoded by the coding sequence ATGGGGGACGCCGAGCTCGACCCCGTCATCCACGCCCAGGCCCGCCTGCGCGTGGTCGCGACCCTCGCCGCGCTCGGTCCCGGCGACCGCATCTCCTTCCCCCGGCTGCAGGACACGCTCGACATGACCGCCGGGAACCTCTCGACCCACCTGCGCAAGCTCGAGGACGCGGAGTACGTCGCGATCCTCAAGACCCACGAGGGCCGCAAGCCCGCCAGCTACGTCGAGCTCACCTCCCGCGGACGGCTCGCCTTCGAGACCTACACCGCGTCCCTGACCGCACTCCTGCGAGGAACCGCACCATGA
- a CDS encoding HdeD family acid-resistance protein: protein MPETILPTFSSLARHVWHWTVVRGVLAIIFGVVALVAPISTAVSLAVVVAVFAVVDGIFEIVDGIRHRGAGGAGLRILQGALTLAFGVVLVVWPSITALAIVWTIGLWAVVVGIIQVVVALSLRKVERSGWGWGVVSGLVSVIFGVLLLARPGAGLVSIIWVLGVYAIMLGVLLVGFGLQVRRLGKEAGAVAGETRDEHGARDTTSAPHPDRSAAHLAPESTATASASERAADHVPSHLAAPSEPEPTKPDAPA, encoded by the coding sequence ATGCCCGAGACGATCCTCCCCACCTTCTCCTCTCTCGCGCGCCACGTCTGGCACTGGACGGTGGTCCGCGGGGTCCTCGCGATCATCTTCGGCGTGGTCGCGCTCGTCGCCCCGATCTCGACGGCGGTCTCTCTCGCCGTCGTCGTCGCGGTGTTCGCCGTCGTCGACGGCATCTTCGAGATCGTCGACGGGATCCGGCACCGGGGCGCCGGTGGCGCCGGGCTGCGCATCCTCCAGGGTGCGCTCACCCTGGCCTTCGGCGTGGTCCTCGTCGTCTGGCCCTCCATCACGGCGCTCGCGATCGTCTGGACGATCGGGCTGTGGGCGGTCGTCGTCGGGATCATCCAGGTGGTCGTCGCGCTGTCCCTGCGGAAGGTGGAGCGCAGCGGCTGGGGCTGGGGCGTGGTCTCCGGCCTGGTGTCGGTGATCTTCGGCGTCCTGCTCCTGGCCCGCCCGGGTGCCGGTCTGGTGTCGATCATCTGGGTCCTGGGTGTCTACGCGATCATGCTCGGCGTGCTGCTGGTCGGCTTCGGCCTGCAGGTCCGGCGCCTCGGCAAGGAGGCCGGGGCGGTCGCCGGCGAGACGCGCGACGAGCACGGCGCGCGCGACACCACCTCGGCTCCGCATCCCGACCGCTCCGCGGCGCACCTCGCGCCCGAGAGCACGGCGACCGCGTCGGCCTCCGAGCGTGCTGCCGACCACGTCCCGAGCCACCTCGCGGCACCGTCCGAGCCCGAGCCCACGAAGCCTGACGCCCCCGCCTGA
- a CDS encoding CPBP family intramembrane glutamic endopeptidase codes for MTDAAVTDQLDPLTRHERRRIGVEIWILLGLSLGKSGVYAIVDIVARLTDTTPLRDQSTALNSSQSVRPYLDLTYQVLSLGFALVPVALALYLLSARGKGALRRIGLDLASPVRDLGIGVGLAAVIGIPGLALYAAGRALGITVEVQAANLDSTWWAVPVLVLAALKNGLLEEVIVVAYLTERLGDLRWGTVKIIVTSALVRGSYHLYQGIGPFIGNVVMGVVFAWFYQSRWGRRRVMPLVVAHTVLDVVAFVGYAFLPDAWRSALGFR; via the coding sequence ATGACCGACGCCGCCGTGACCGACCAGCTCGACCCGCTCACCCGGCACGAGCGCCGACGCATCGGCGTCGAGATCTGGATCCTGCTCGGGCTCAGCCTCGGCAAGTCCGGCGTGTACGCGATCGTGGACATCGTCGCGCGGCTGACCGACACCACGCCGCTGCGCGACCAGTCGACCGCGCTCAACTCGAGCCAGTCGGTGCGCCCCTACCTCGACCTCACGTACCAGGTCCTCTCGCTCGGCTTCGCGCTGGTGCCGGTCGCCCTCGCGCTCTACCTGCTGTCGGCCCGCGGGAAGGGCGCGCTGCGCCGCATCGGCCTCGACCTCGCGAGCCCCGTGCGCGACCTCGGCATCGGCGTCGGCCTCGCCGCCGTGATCGGCATCCCGGGGCTCGCCCTGTACGCCGCCGGCCGCGCCCTGGGCATCACCGTCGAGGTGCAGGCCGCCAACCTCGACTCGACCTGGTGGGCCGTGCCGGTCCTCGTGCTCGCCGCGCTGAAGAACGGCCTCCTCGAAGAGGTCATCGTGGTCGCCTACCTCACCGAGCGTCTCGGAGACCTGCGCTGGGGCACCGTGAAGATCATCGTCACGAGCGCGCTGGTCCGCGGTTCGTACCACCTCTACCAGGGCATCGGGCCGTTCATCGGGAACGTGGTGATGGGCGTCGTCTTCGCCTGGTTCTACCAGTCGCGCTGGGGCCGCAGGCGCGTGATGCCGCTGGTGGTCGCGCACACCGTCCTCGACGTCGTCGCCTTCGTCGGGTACGCCTTCCTGCCCGACGCGTGGCGGAGCGCCCTCGGGTTCCGCTGA
- a CDS encoding TetR/AcrR family transcriptional regulator, producing MPRRTTTETTEGIIDKAAGLLAALGPRDLSVQVVADATSLAKSSILYHFGSRQELLDAAVRQCVRDAVALRETPGDDRARLRALAELALRRPGWMRLVIAGVTNLQGTVVGDELRPGIAALYGLFGVDVSDPLADADRAIRVTGALGALAIYVADVPPFLPHEVRLQAVEEVCSGILAAGSGRDSRL from the coding sequence ATGCCACGCAGGACGACGACGGAGACGACCGAGGGCATCATCGACAAGGCTGCCGGGCTGCTCGCGGCCCTCGGCCCGCGGGACCTGTCGGTCCAGGTCGTCGCCGACGCGACCTCCCTCGCGAAGTCGTCGATCCTCTACCACTTCGGCTCCCGGCAGGAGCTCCTCGACGCCGCCGTACGGCAGTGCGTGCGCGACGCGGTCGCGCTGCGGGAGACCCCGGGCGACGACCGGGCGCGCCTGCGGGCGCTCGCCGAGCTCGCGCTGCGGCGGCCGGGCTGGATGCGCCTCGTCATCGCCGGCGTCACCAACCTGCAGGGCACGGTGGTCGGGGACGAGCTCCGCCCGGGCATCGCGGCGCTCTACGGATTGTTCGGCGTCGACGTGTCCGACCCGCTCGCCGACGCCGACCGGGCCATCAGGGTCACGGGTGCGCTCGGTGCGCTCGCGATCTACGTCGCCGACGTGCCGCCGTTCCTGCCGCACGAGGTCCGCCTGCAGGCCGTCGAGGAGGTCTGCTCAGGGATCCTCGCCGCCGGGTCGGGGCGCGACAGCAGGCTCTGA
- a CDS encoding metal-sensitive transcriptional regulator, which yields MPGYSGTTDEYLKRLRRIEGQVRGIARMVEDDTYCIDVLTQISAVTKALQAVSIGLVEDHLSHCVVHAAQSSEEEGQAKVREAADAIARLVRS from the coding sequence ATGCCCGGATACAGCGGCACGACCGACGAGTACCTCAAGAGGCTGCGCCGGATCGAGGGACAGGTCCGGGGCATCGCGCGCATGGTCGAGGACGACACCTACTGCATCGACGTCCTCACCCAGATCTCCGCCGTCACCAAGGCGCTCCAGGCCGTGAGCATCGGTCTCGTCGAGGACCACCTCAGCCACTGCGTCGTCCACGCCGCCCAGTCCTCCGAGGAGGAGGGCCAGGCGAAGGTCCGCGAGGCCGCCGACGCGATCGCCCGGCTCGTCCGGAGCTGA